Below is a window of Vulpes vulpes isolate BD-2025 chromosome 14, VulVul3, whole genome shotgun sequence DNA.
TTTGTCCTGGGCATTTTCTCCACCCACCCTAGGACATTAGAAACTTCTCTCCCCACTGCCAAGCACAGCGAGTCCTCATGACAGGTAGGTCAACAGGTGCCAATGGTGGTACAAAGGATGATAATGCAGTTCCAATGGTGGCTCTTTCCTGTGCCTTCCTGATGCCCCCAGAGTTTGTGAGCTGCCGTCATAGGTAGACCTGGTTTTTACCTCAACTCCCCAGGACTCAGGGCCCACTGGTGTTCCTAAGAGTTCCTGTGACTTGGCAGCTGTAGGATACGTGGCTGTGAGAACAAGGGAGATGGGTTCAGGACTTTTTTCGGAGCTTATTAGGGCTGCGCTGGGGTAGGGGGAAGCAGCCCTGGAAACAGAACATATTGCATTGCATGTCCCTCGGTCCAAGGCATGTGGAACAAAGGGGTGGAAATTGTAAATCTTTGCTCTGCCTTCTGTTAGAGATGATAGGAGGGACAAGGCAGGCAGTGAAAGGGAGGAGCTAGACAGAGCATTGGCCAACATCCCAGGGACTCCTTGAGATAGGGCTGTGTGGGATGCAGAGCTTTGGAGAGTGTCCCCGCACCAGCTGTCACCCTGCCACCCATGTGTTGCTGGCCTCCAGGGCTGACACCAGACAGTATGCTCCTGAAGGCATCCCTGCTTCTGGGGCTCATTGTGCTGATGCCTCATATTTGCAGTCCCAGCTTTGTGGACATTAGTAGGAGATCAAATTACTTCACCCTGTGTGTTGAGTTTGCAGTATTTCATTTCAACCAAGTCTACCCAGATGAGTATGCATATAAGCTGCTGTGGGTGCGGCGAAGCCAGCACAAGGTGAGTAGTGTGTCCTCACTCCATGTGGCTCCATGTTTGCCCTGAGACCACacttgggggtgggtgggtccTTGATCTGCAAGAAAGATCAATGGATgttttaattttgcaaatattatttaaaaagttataagaTTTCATTAGAAATGTTTCAAGTTTCTGATTTGTTTCCTTCATGAGCAAGGCTCCTGAATAACagaggagagatggaaagaagttGAGCAGAAAGCAAGCATGGAAGGCAGAGATCCAGCTGCATAGTGAGGGAGGGAAGAACAGCCACCAGTGAGGTAGCTGGGACAAGCCAGAGCAGCAGGGACAGATGAGAAATGAGAAGGACTAAGAGAAGGGGTAGCTGGTAAACACAAGCCCAAGAAGGAAAGGCATCACAAAGGCTGATCTGTGATGCTCAGTTAAGCTTCATGAAGCACTGTGGATCCAGGGCTGAGCAGGAGGCAGTAGAGAAGACAGATTGGGACATGTTCCCGTTGGGCTGTGTTCTGGTGAGGACAGGTCGACAGCCCTGGAGTTCATGAGTGGAATAGTGGAAGGCTGGGGAAAAGAGGTAGGTGTGGGGGCCCAGGGACAAGGGGAGGCCGAGAGCATGGGGGTTGGTCAGAGAAGGCATCTCAATGGTGGGTACTCCTGGAAAAATCCAGTCACATGGAGGTTGGGGATGAGAAGGGCAGGCAGCTCCAGAAAGAACCCTGGATGGGGACAAGCAAAGTGTATCTGTGCAGACAACCTGAAGTTCTGTAGATGGGAGTTGCAGAAAAGGAGATGCAGAGAGGAAGGAGTgcagggggaggtggggctggagaCACCTTTAGGGCCCCAGGTGAAAATCTGAGATGTTATCCTTAGAGATATGAAGATccatggaaggaaggaagtcatTCAGGGCTCAAAAGCCCATGTCAGGCTGAGACTAGGATGCAGGGGGATAGTATCCTGGTCACTGGGAAGAAGTGCTGGCTTCTGAATCTGCCGGAGGTTGATGGGGGTGCACTGGTGTGAGGGTGTACAGACATGGGACAGACCCCTAGTGTTTTCCCAGAACACATGGGTGTGCAGTGACTCTATCAATTGAAAAGACAACATAGCAAGGTTGGAGGAGACATGAACAGATCTGGGCAAGACACATTGCATTTAGGATTCCAGAAACAGCCTATGCAGAAGAAGGCTGTGGAGTATAGAGCCTTAAGAGTAGGGAAGAAGTTGGGCCTGATGAAAATGTGGGAGTCCTTAGCCTCTGTTGGGCAAATCTTTCCCACTGTTGTTTATTCTTATCACATCGTACTTTCTTTGAACAGAATACAAACTGCTATCCAGACCTCATTCTGTCCATGCCAAGATTCTGGTCCTTGCATGAACGATCCTGAGCCAGGAAGCATGCCTGGTGGGCCCTGGTAGGGAGGGTCTCACATCTGCACCACACTCCTGAGGACACTGGGTGTGGGCCCTTCCTTGCACAGTGCCCATGGGCTTCCCTCAGTCTCTCCCATTTTCTgactctctgcctcttccttgaACGGCAGCCAGACCTGGACACCTGGAGGCCACAGGAGCTCCTTGGGCATGGGTAGTATGCCTGTGCTCCCAGCCACCGTGTCCTGGTCCAGTGACTATGCAAGTGAGGCTGGGGGGTGCATGACtccgtgtgcacatgtgtgtttgAGAGTATGTTGTTGGTGTGCATTGGGGCATGAGTGGGTATCATGTGTCTGTTTCAGGAATTGAGCCCCAAATGAAGCCAGCATTCTAGATAATTCCAGGTCAGTCCAGTGAGAGACAGGTTCCTCCCTATGGTGATTTCTGGTAACATTTCTATGTTTGAGTTCTTGAGTTTTCATGCACTTCTATTTAACGAGATGAAATAGTAACTTTTAATAACCTCTGATAGAAGCTTAACAAACATGTAGAACAGCATCTGCTCTATAAATATCCAAATGAGCTTTAGCAAGAAGAGCCCTTCTGGGTAGTCAGCTCCCACATGAAGAGGCAAGCATTCCCAGCCCCCAAAGCCCCCTACACCCCCATCTAGATGTTGCCCTGAAAGGAATGGCCAGCTCCAATGGCTAATCAGTAGATTACCACACCCGTGTTACCCTGCCCTCTAGAGGAAGACTCACTGGCATGTTCACCTTGTGTCTGGCCAATGCTGTCCAGGCTATGACTGAGAAATCAGTGGTGCCATCAGTGTTGCTGTAGCCTGAGAAGACTCCTTTGGTCCTATGAGCCTCTTACCACCTTATCTCCTGTGTATTCATGTGTGGATGTGACTAGCAGGTACAGGTCGTCAGGAGCAGCGCCACAGGGAAGACCCTACTACATGCTTCAGGTGCATTTAGGaatatctttttttgaaagaaaaatagagacttAAGAGGAAAAGGTGAAAtgataaatcaatttaaaaataagaaaaataagacatcatACAAATGTCCTTATgcatttacatacatacattcacagTTGTTGCCTGTTTTCCTTTTGgttctctgtttttcttattaatgCAAAGTATTTCACTGAAGTTCCTACAATTTTTCT
It encodes the following:
- the LOC112922630 gene encoding probable cystatin-15 — encoded protein: MCCWPPGLTPDSMLLKASLLLGLIVLMPHICSPSFVDISRRSNYFTLCVEFAVFHFNQVYPDEYAYKLLWVRRSQHKKFTMIYLMELELGQTICAKQDEDLDNCPLQEGPREKKVDCTFIVDVRPWFSQFSLLNSTCVQK